In Bordetella genomosp. 11, the sequence GAGCGGTTCGCGCCCTTCGTCGACCGGCCGCTGAACGAGCTGTCGCCGGTCGAACACGGCATCCTGCTTATCGGCAGCTACGAACTGGTGCACCACATCGAAGTCCCGTACAAGGTCGCCATCAACGAGGCCGTCGAACTGGCCAAGTCATTTGGCGGCACGGACGGCTTCAAGTTCGTCAACGGCGTGCTGGACAAGCTGGCGGCGGTGGTGCGCGACAAGGAAGTGGCCGCGGCCGCGCGCCGCTGACAAGCGCGCCCGCTCCGGCGTCACCGGCACTTTCCCAGGAACGCGCGTGGCCTCCGAATTCGACCTGATAGATCGGTACTTCAAGCGCGCCGCCCCGCCGGGAATGCTGGGCGTGGGCGACGACTGCGCGCTGTTCGGCGTCCCGCCCGGCATGCAGGTGGCAACCAGCACCGACCTGCTGATCGAAGGCCGGCATTTTTTTCCCGACGTGGATCCCCGCGCGCTGGGCCATAAATCGCTGGCCGTCAACGTGTCGGACCTGGCCGCCATGGGTGCCAGGCCGATAGGCTGCCTGCTCGGCCTGGCGCTGCCGGAAGTCCGCGAGCCCTGGCTCGCGGCGTTCGCGGAGGGATTCCACGCCATGGCCCATGCCGCCGGTTGTCCGCTCATCGGCGGCGACACCACCGGCAATCCCGGTGTCCTGGCCATCAGCGTGACCGTGTTCGGGGCCGTTCGCCCGGACGCGGCGCTGTGCCGCAGCGGCGCCCTCCCGGGCGACGATATCTGGGTGTCCGGTGCCCTGGGCGACGCCGACATCGCCTATCGCCTGCTAAGCGGCCAGATGCCGCCGGATGACGCGCTGTTGGCGCACACCCGTGCCGCGCTGGACTGGCCACAGCCGCGCTTCGCGCTGGGGCAGGCCCTGGCCGGCGTCGCGCGTTCCGCCATCGATATCTCCGACGGCTTGCTGCAGGACCTCGGGCATATTTTGAAGGCCAGCGGCGTCGGCGCGCGCCTGTACCTGGATGACCTGCCCGTGTCCGCCGCCCTGGCGGGTGTGCCGGCCGATCGTGTCCGCCACGCGGTATTGGCCGGTGGCGATGCCTACGAACTCTGTTTTACGGCGCCGGCCGATCGGGCGGATGCCATCCGCGTGATCGGCGCGGAATCCGGCGTGGCCGTCACCCGCATCGGCGCGATCGAGGCCGGCACGGGGCTTACGGTGCTGGATGCCGACGGCGCGCCCTTGCGCGATCTTCCTCGCGGCTTCGACCATTTCCGTTCCTCATGACCCAGACCACACCGGATCCCGAATCCGTTTCCATGCGGGCCCGCGCCCGCGTGGCCTTTCCCGCCTTTTCGTGGATCGCCGCCAAGCCCAGCCGCTTCATCGCGTTCGGCCTGGGGTCCGGCCTGATCCGGCCGGCATCCGGTACCTGGGGCACCGTGCTGGCGTGGCTGATATGGCTGCCTGCCGCGCACTGGCTCGGCGATGCGGCCCTGGGCCTGTTAATTGCTTTGGCCCTGGTATACGGGTGCTGGGCTTGTCATCGCGCGGGCCAGGAGCTGGGCCAGCCCGATCATGTCGGCATGGTGTGGGACGAGATGGCCGCCTTCTGGCTGGTCCTGTGGCTGGTGCCGGGCGGATGGTTGTCGCAGGCTTGCGCCTTCGTCCTGTTCCGGACGTTCGACATCGTCAAGCCGCCGCCCATTCGCTATTTTGATGCGCGCATGAAGAACGGTATCGGTGTGATGTGGGACGATCTGCTGGCGGCGGGTTACGCGCTGCTGGTCATGGCAATCGCGGTGCGCATGGGAGCTTTTCAATGACGACGTTTGACAGCCACATAATCAACCTGGCCGGCGTGCTGGGCAAGGAATTGCAGCGCCGCAACTGGATGATGGGTACGGCGGAATCCTGCACCGGCGGCTTGCTGGCGGGCGCGGTCACCGCCATCGCGGGTTCCAGCGCCTGGTTCGATCGCGGCTTCGTGACGTACAGCAACGAGGCCAAGGTGGTGGATCTGCAGGTCTCGCCGGACACGCTGAATCTATACGGCGCCGTCAGCGAACCCGTCGCGCAGGAAATGGCCAACGGCGTATTGCTGGAATCGCTCGTTTCCCATGTGGCGGTCTCCACCACCGGCATCGCCGGGCCGGAAGGCGGCACCCCGGGCAAACCGGTGGGCATGGTGTGCTTCGGGTTCGCCGTGCGCGCGGGCAGCGGCATCACCACCCGCGCCGCGACCCACGTGTTCACCGGGGACCGTGCGCAGGTACGCCAGCAGGCAGTCGCTTTTGCCCTGCTGACCTTGTTGGAAACGATAGGCGCGAAAACCGCGCAATCCGACCCGACCCTGGTCTGACCGGGCTGGCTGCGCCCGCGCGTCGCGAACGCCGGTGCTAGCGCACCGCGTTGATCGCGTCGCGCAGGTCCTTCGCCGCCTCGGCCGCGGCCTGTCGCCAATCCTTGCCGCTCGACGCGTAAAGAATGGCGCGCGACGAGCTGATCAGCATGCCGGTGCCGCGCGCATTGCGCGCGTTTGCCACCGTGGCCGTCACGTCGCCGCCCTGGGCGCCGATGCCGGGAATCAGCAGCGGTACGCTATCCCCCACGCGTTTGCGCACGGCCGCGAGTTCGGCCGGATACGTGGCGCCGACCACCAGGCCGCACTGCCCCTGGCTATTCCATTTGTCCGCGACCAGCCCCGCGACATGCAGGTAAAGCGGTTCGCCGGATTCCGTCCGCACGAACTGCAGGTCGGACCCGCCGGGGTTGGAGGTGCGGCACAGGATGAACACGCCGCGATCGGTCCAGCGCAGATAGGGCTCGATCGAATCCAGGCCCATGTAGGGACTGACCGTGACGCAATCCGCCTTGTAGCGTTCGAAGGCCTCGCGGGCGTACTGTTCGGCGGTCGAGCCGATGTCGCCGCGCTTGGCATCCAGGATGATCGTGCGGTCGGGATGCTGGGTGCGGATGTGCTCGCACAGGGCTTCCAGTTGGTCTTCGGCGCGGGCGGCCGCGAAATACGCGATCTGCGGCTTGAAGCTGCATGCGTAGGGCGCGGTGGCATCGACGATGTCGCGGCAGAAGCGGAAGATCGCATCCGGCTGGCCGTCCAGTTCGTGGGGCAGCCGTTTGACGTCCGGGTCCAGGCCCACGGTCAGCAGCGAACCGGAGACGTCCCAGGCGGCGTCGAGTTTTTCTTTGAAATTCATCGTCAGTGGAGTTTTACGCGGGGCCGCGTGCGCCGCAGCAGCACGCGTCCCAGGGCCAGGCTGACCGTGCGCCAAATGCCCAGCAGGGCGCGATGGTGCATCAGATGCAGGCTCATGTACATGAAGCGTGCCAGTGTACCGCTTACGAACAGCCCGCGGCCCGCCAGCTTGCCCATCAGGCTGCCCACGCCCGCGCCCTGGCCCAGCGACACCAGGGATCCATAGTCCTTGTAGACATAGCCCGCGGCGGGTTCGGGCTGGCGCTGGATGCGCGCGCCGATCTTGCGCGCCAGATAAGAGGCCTGCTGGTGCGCTGCCTGGGCGCGCGCGGGCACGGTGCCGTGGCCCGGCCATGGCGCCGCGGCGCAATCGCCCAGGGCCAGGATCAGCGGATCCGGGGTCTCCAGCCGTTCGTTGACTTCCAGTTGCCCGATGCGGTTCACCGGCAGGCCCAATTCGCCCAGGAAAGCCGGGCCCTGGATGCCCGCGGCCCACAGGCAGATATGGGCGTCGTACACGGTACCGTCGTCGGTCCTGACGCCATGCGGCATGACTTCAGCGACGCGGCGGCCGGTCTGAACCTTGATGCCCAGTTCGGCCAGCCTGGCATGGGCCGCGCGCGCCAGCCGCTCCGGCAGCGGCGACAGAATGCGCGGCGCGCCCTCGATCAGCGTCACGCTCAGGTCGCGGTCCGGACGGAAGCTGGGCAGTCCATAGGCGCTGACGACATGGCCGGCCTCGAGCAGCTCCACCGCCAGTTCGACGCCGGTGGCGCCGCCGCCAACGATGACGATGTTCAGCCGCGCGGTCGCGTCGTGCACCTTGGCCTGGTCCACCTGGATCATGGCCTTGAGCAGTGTCAGCCGGAATTGTTCCGCGTTATCGGTGGTATCCAGCGTGATCGCGTATTGCGCCGCGCCAGGGGTGCCATAGAAATTGGCGATGCTGCCGACGGCCAGCACCAGCGTGTCGTAGGGAAGCGCGCGTTCCGGCAGGACCGGTTCGCCGGCCTGGTCAACCACGCACTGCACATTGGCGGTGCGATGCGCGCGGTCGATGTCGCGTACACGTCCCAGCACGAAGGAAAATCCGCTCAGGTGCGCCAGCATCAGGTAGGACAGGCCTTCCTGGTGAATATCCAGCGTACCCGCCGCCGCCTCATGCAGAGACGGTTTCCAGATGTGGAAGGGCCGTTCGTCGACCAGCGTGACATGGCCCGGCCCGTAGGCGCGGCCCAGCCGGGCCGCGAGTTCAAGACCGCCGGCACCGCCCCCCACGATGACGACGCGGTGGGGATGATTGGGCGAGGTGGGCGGCGGCATGCCGCGCAGTATAGCGGCGCGCGCGCGGATTGACGCGCGATTTGCCGCGTTTCGGTGCGAATTTCGTCGGTGCGCGGCGAATCGGCGCGGGGCCCGCCGGGCCTACAACAAGAAGCGGCCGACCGCCACGGCGACCCAGATGGCGACGGTGAAAATCAGGCAGAGAAGGACGGCGGCGCTGCCCAGATCCTTCGCGCGGCCCAGCAAGGGATGCATTTCCACCGATAAGGCATCGGCCAGCGCCTCGATGGCGGAATTCAGTAGCTCCGTCACCAGCACCATGGTCACCGACATGATCAGAATGAACACTTCCAGGACGGACCGGCCCAGCCAGAAAGCGGCCGGGATCATCAGGATGGCCAGCACCAGTTCCTGGCGGAACGCCGCTTCGTAGCGGATGGCGGCCCGGAAGCCCTGCATCGAATAGCGCAGCGCGTTGAAGATGCGGCGCACGCCGCCGGTACTTTTATAGGGCGAGTGCTGCGGTGTAGGCGTCATGGCGGATAGGCTGGAGCAGCGGAAAAGAGGAGGATCCGGCGACACGGCGGCCGGGATGGGCCGCGTCCCGAAACCGGACGGTAGCGCGTATGGGCCGTGGCGCGGCCCGCCGCAATGATAAGCAGAAACCCTAATTGTTTCACGGGGGCGCGGCGCGCAGTATGCGGTCAATTGGTAAGGCCACTTGACCGATCTTCCGCATGCCCTTTCAAGCCATCGAACCGCGCCGCCTGTACCGCCAGATCGCCGACCAACTGCGCGCCTTGATCGAGCGGGGAGAGTTTCCCGTCGGCACGCGCCTGCCGCCGGAACGCGACCTTGCCTTGAAGATGGGCGTATCCCGTCCTTCCGTGCGCGAGGCCCTGATCGCGCTGGAGGTCGAAGGCCTGGTCGAAGTGCGCATGGGTTCGGGCATTTATGTACGGCCGCGCGGCGATGGCGCGAACAGCGGTAGCGTCGTGGCCGAAAGCCCGCTGGATACCATCCTGGCGCGGCAGTTGATCGAAGGCGAGCTGGCGGCGCAGGCCGCGCAGGTCATGAAGGGCGCGGATATCGACGGCTTGCGCGAGGCCCTGGATGTCATGCGCGAGGAGGCCGCATCGGGCAACATTCCGGCGCGCGGCGACCGCTTGTTCCACGTGCGCATCGCCGCGGCCGCGGAAAACTCGGTGCTGCTGCGCCTCGTGGGCGAGCTGTACGACGAACGTCACAACCCGCTGGCGGTGCAGCTGGGCAGTCATTTCGAAAACGCGGATAGCTGGGAAGCGGCCATCGCCGAGCATGAACGCGTGGTCGATGCCATCGAGGCGGGCGACGCAGGCGCGGCGCGCGCCGCCATGCGGGACCACATGGCCAGGTCGCACGATCGCTTTACCGCGCATTGGTCGCCCGCCGATGCGGCGGCGACGGGTCGGCGCAGGCCCCCATCCAGGACGATGCACCGGACGACATAAGCGGACCGGTGCCAGGAGGAGACGATGATCGACAGCCCCATAACCGAACCGGGCGGCGTATCGAAAAGCATGCCGTGCGGGGATGCGCCATGAGCCTGGCCTGCCGCATACATGGCGCCCGCGATCTGCGCCTGGAGCCCGACGACCCCACGCCGCTGGCGCCGCACGATGTCGAGCTGCGCCTGGGTGCCGCGGGCATCTGCGGGTCGGACCTGCATTACTTCCTGCATGGGCGGGTCGGTGCCTTCGTCATCCGCGAGCCGCTGATTCCCGGCCATGAGGCCTCCGGCATCGTCACCCGCGTCGGCGACGCCGTCACGCGCGTGGCACCCGGAATGAAAGTGGCCATCAACCCGTCGCATCCCTGCGGGCGCTGCGACTATTGCCGCGCCGGCCGCGACAACCTGTGCAGCAATATGCGCTTCCTGGGCAGCGCCAGCGTGTATCCGCACGTGCAGGGCATGTTCCGCGAGCGCTTTGTCATGGGCGAGCGGCAGCTGACGCCCGTGCCGGAAGACATCTCGCTGGGCGAACTGGCCTGCGCCGAACCGCTGTCCATCGGGCTGCACGGCGTGCGCCGCGCCGGCGAAATGATGGGCCGTACCGTCCTGGTCACCGGCGGCGGCACCATCGGTTGCATGACGGTGATCGCGGCCCGCCTGGCCGGCGCCGCCCGCATCGTCGTGTGCGATATCGCCGACCGGCCGCTGGAAATGGCCCGTACGGTGGGCGCCGACGAAACCGTGCGCAGCGATGCCGTGGACGCGCGCGAGCTGGCGGACGTCGCCGATATCTCCATCGAGGCCGCCGGCAGCCCGGCGGCGCTGGCGACCTGCCTGGCGGCCACGCGGCGCGGCGGCCGCATCGTCCAGGTCGGCACCTTGCCCGGCGAAGGCCTGCATTTTCCCGCCAACAGCATCATGGCGCGCGAGCTGGATTACGTCGGCGCGTTCCGCGCCGGCCCGGAGTTCGACTGGGCGGTCGCCTACCTGCGCGCGCGCAAGGTGGACGTCCGGCCCCTGATGAGCGCGCAATTGCCGCTGGACCAGGCCGTCGCGGCCTTCGAGCTGGCGGCCGACAAGACCCGCAGTACCAAGGTGCAACTCGTATGCGATTGACGTTCCATTGACCCGACAGGCGGCGCCGCAGAGCGCATCGATGTCCTGAAAAAAGAGAGAGGAGACACGACATGAAGCAAGGCCAGGCAGTCAGACTACTGTTCGCCGCCCTGGCGTTCGCCGTATCGGCGGGCGCGATGGCGCAGACCAAGCTCAAGTGGGCGCACGTCTACGAGACATCGGAACCTTTCCATACCGAATCGGTCTGGGCGGCCCAGGAAATCGAAAAGCGCACCAACGGCCGCTATCACATCGATGTCTATCCGGCGTCCCAGCTGGGCAAGGAAAACGACATCAACCAGGGCCTGACGCTGGGCACCGTGGACATCATCATCTCCGGCTCCAGCTTCGCGGCCAAGACCTTCCCGCGCATCGGCGTCACCTATTACCCCTATACCTTCCGCGACCCGCAACACCTGCTGGCCTACACCAAGAGCGACATCTACAAAGAGCTGGTGGCCGGCTACGAGAAAAAGAGCGGCAACCATATCGTCGCCACCACCTACTACGGCACGCGGCAGACCACTTCCAACCGCCGTATCCAGAAGTGCTCCGACATGCAGGGCCTGAAGATGCGCGTGCCGGACGTGCCGGCCTACCTCGCGATGCCGCGCGCCTGCGGCGCCAACACATCGCCGATCGCCTTCGCGGAGGTCTACCTGGCGCTGCAGAACGGCACGGTGGAAGCGCAGGAGAACCCGCTCACCACCATCGAGGCGAAGAAGTTCTACGAAGTCCAAAAGTACATCGCCCTGACCGCGCACATCGTCGATCACCTGAACACCATCATCTCGGGCCAGCTGTGGAAGAAACTGTCGCCGGAGGACCGCAAGATATTCTCGGAAGTCGCGCAGCAGGCCGCCGAACGCGCGTCCCAGAAAATCATCGCCCGCGAGAATGAACTGGTCGATGAATTCAAGAAGAAAGGGATAGAGGTCGACACCGTCGACGTCGCGGATTTCCGCAAAACGGTACTGGAGAAGGTGCCCTTCAAGCAGTACGGCTATGAAAAAGCCGACTGGGAAAAGATCCAGGCCGTGAAGTAACGGAGGAGGCGCCCATGGCCACCGATGCACACGTTTCCCCTGTCCACGTATCGTCGGCGCAGCACGCGTCGTCCGTCGAGTCCATCGTCTCCAGCTTCGAGGAAGCCGATCACCAGCAGGCCGACCTGTCCGGCCATACCTTCGAGGACTGGCTCTGCCTGGGACTGTTCTGGATCATGGCGCTGCTGGTGTTCCTGCAGTTCTTCACGCGCTACGTGCTGAACGATTCCTTCGCATGGACCGAGGAACTGGCCACCTACGCCTTGATCGGGGTCGTGTTCATCGGCTCGGCGATGTGCGTGCGCACCTGCCGGCACATCCAGGTCGACCTGCTGTACCGCTACCTGCCCCGCCCGGCGGGGCGGGTGCTGTCCACGCTGATCGACGTGGCGCGCACCGCGTTCTTCGCCTATGTCTCGTGGCTCGTGTTGCGCTACATCCAGCTCGTCGGCGACGAGCCGATGACCACCATCGAATGGAACAAATCCTATGTGTACTGGCTCGCGCTGTTCGGCTTCGTGCTGATGGCCGCGCGGTCGGCGCAGGTCACCGTGGTGAACTGGCGCCAGGGCTATTCCAACCTGGAACGGCCGGAAGCATACGACACGCTCGACTGACACCGGACACGACAAGGGGCTGGGCATGTGGATATTGATCTGTACCTTCCTGTTGATGATGATCATCGGCGTACCCGTGGCGGTTTCCATGGCGGGCGCGTCGCTGCTTTACCTGTTGGTGTCGGGCGACGTCCCCGACGTCGTCGTGGCGCAGCGCATGATCGCCGGGGTGGAGTCCTTCCCCCTGCTGGCCGTGCCCTTCTTCATCCTGGCCGGCAACCTGATGAACATCGCCGGCATCACGGGCCGCATCTATAACTTCGCGGTGGCACTGGTCGGCTGGATGCGGGGCGGCCTGGGGCACGTGAATATCATCGGGTCCGTGGTCTTCGCCGGCATGTCGGGCACCGCCATCGCGGACGCCGCGGGCCTGGGCACCATCGAGATCAAGGCCATGAAGGACCACGGCTATAAGACGGAATTCGCCGTGGGCGTGA encodes:
- the nusB gene encoding transcription antitermination factor NusB gives rise to the protein MTTAADQAAQVRANARSARRRAREFALQGIYAWLLRGGEGTQDAGEIDAHLRDAEDFSEADAQWFKTLLHGVLREAPDLRERFAPFVDRPLNELSPVEHGILLIGSYELVHHIEVPYKVAINEAVELAKSFGGTDGFKFVNGVLDKLAAVVRDKEVAAAARR
- a CDS encoding TRAP transporter small permease is translated as MATDAHVSPVHVSSAQHASSVESIVSSFEEADHQQADLSGHTFEDWLCLGLFWIMALLVFLQFFTRYVLNDSFAWTEELATYALIGVVFIGSAMCVRTCRHIQVDLLYRYLPRPAGRVLSTLIDVARTAFFAYVSWLVLRYIQLVGDEPMTTIEWNKSYVYWLALFGFVLMAARSAQVTVVNWRQGYSNLERPEAYDTLD
- a CDS encoding sialic acid TRAP transporter substrate-binding protein SiaP, whose protein sequence is MKQGQAVRLLFAALAFAVSAGAMAQTKLKWAHVYETSEPFHTESVWAAQEIEKRTNGRYHIDVYPASQLGKENDINQGLTLGTVDIIISGSSFAAKTFPRIGVTYYPYTFRDPQHLLAYTKSDIYKELVAGYEKKSGNHIVATTYYGTRQTTSNRRIQKCSDMQGLKMRVPDVPAYLAMPRACGANTSPIAFAEVYLALQNGTVEAQENPLTTIEAKKFYEVQKYIALTAHIVDHLNTIISGQLWKKLSPEDRKIFSEVAQQAAERASQKIIARENELVDEFKKKGIEVDTVDVADFRKTVLEKVPFKQYGYEKADWEKIQAVK
- a CDS encoding FadR/GntR family transcriptional regulator, yielding MPFQAIEPRRLYRQIADQLRALIERGEFPVGTRLPPERDLALKMGVSRPSVREALIALEVEGLVEVRMGSGIYVRPRGDGANSGSVVAESPLDTILARQLIEGELAAQAAQVMKGADIDGLREALDVMREEAASGNIPARGDRLFHVRIAAAAENSVLLRLVGELYDERHNPLAVQLGSHFENADSWEAAIAEHERVVDAIEAGDAGAARAAMRDHMARSHDRFTAHWSPADAAATGRRRPPSRTMHRTT
- a CDS encoding L-idonate 5-dehydrogenase, with translation MSLACRIHGARDLRLEPDDPTPLAPHDVELRLGAAGICGSDLHYFLHGRVGAFVIREPLIPGHEASGIVTRVGDAVTRVAPGMKVAINPSHPCGRCDYCRAGRDNLCSNMRFLGSASVYPHVQGMFRERFVMGERQLTPVPEDISLGELACAEPLSIGLHGVRRAGEMMGRTVLVTGGGTIGCMTVIAARLAGAARIVVCDIADRPLEMARTVGADETVRSDAVDARELADVADISIEAAGSPAALATCLAATRRGGRIVQVGTLPGEGLHFPANSIMARELDYVGAFRAGPEFDWAVAYLRARKVDVRPLMSAQLPLDQAVAAFELAADKTRSTKVQLVCD
- the thiL gene encoding thiamine-phosphate kinase, coding for MASEFDLIDRYFKRAAPPGMLGVGDDCALFGVPPGMQVATSTDLLIEGRHFFPDVDPRALGHKSLAVNVSDLAAMGARPIGCLLGLALPEVREPWLAAFAEGFHAMAHAAGCPLIGGDTTGNPGVLAISVTVFGAVRPDAALCRSGALPGDDIWVSGALGDADIAYRLLSGQMPPDDALLAHTRAALDWPQPRFALGQALAGVARSAIDISDGLLQDLGHILKASGVGARLYLDDLPVSAALAGVPADRVRHAVLAGGDAYELCFTAPADRADAIRVIGAESGVAVTRIGAIEAGTGLTVLDADGAPLRDLPRGFDHFRSS
- a CDS encoding CinA family protein; amino-acid sequence: MTTFDSHIINLAGVLGKELQRRNWMMGTAESCTGGLLAGAVTAIAGSSAWFDRGFVTYSNEAKVVDLQVSPDTLNLYGAVSEPVAQEMANGVLLESLVSHVAVSTTGIAGPEGGTPGKPVGMVCFGFAVRAGSGITTRAATHVFTGDRAQVRQQAVAFALLTLLETIGAKTAQSDPTLV
- a CDS encoding diacylglycerol kinase, yielding MTPTPQHSPYKSTGGVRRIFNALRYSMQGFRAAIRYEAAFRQELVLAILMIPAAFWLGRSVLEVFILIMSVTMVLVTELLNSAIEALADALSVEMHPLLGRAKDLGSAAVLLCLIFTVAIWVAVAVGRFLL
- a CDS encoding NAD(P)/FAD-dependent oxidoreductase, whose translation is MPPPTSPNHPHRVVIVGGGAGGLELAARLGRAYGPGHVTLVDERPFHIWKPSLHEAAAGTLDIHQEGLSYLMLAHLSGFSFVLGRVRDIDRAHRTANVQCVVDQAGEPVLPERALPYDTLVLAVGSIANFYGTPGAAQYAITLDTTDNAEQFRLTLLKAMIQVDQAKVHDATARLNIVIVGGGATGVELAVELLEAGHVVSAYGLPSFRPDRDLSVTLIEGAPRILSPLPERLARAAHARLAELGIKVQTGRRVAEVMPHGVRTDDGTVYDAHICLWAAGIQGPAFLGELGLPVNRIGQLEVNERLETPDPLILALGDCAAAPWPGHGTVPARAQAAHQQASYLARKIGARIQRQPEPAAGYVYKDYGSLVSLGQGAGVGSLMGKLAGRGLFVSGTLARFMYMSLHLMHHRALLGIWRTVSLALGRVLLRRTRPRVKLH
- the pyrF gene encoding orotidine-5'-phosphate decarboxylase, which encodes MNFKEKLDAAWDVSGSLLTVGLDPDVKRLPHELDGQPDAIFRFCRDIVDATAPYACSFKPQIAYFAAARAEDQLEALCEHIRTQHPDRTIILDAKRGDIGSTAEQYAREAFERYKADCVTVSPYMGLDSIEPYLRWTDRGVFILCRTSNPGGSDLQFVRTESGEPLYLHVAGLVADKWNSQGQCGLVVGATYPAELAAVRKRVGDSVPLLIPGIGAQGGDVTATVANARNARGTGMLISSSRAILYASSGKDWRQAAAEAAKDLRDAINAVR
- a CDS encoding phosphatidylglycerophosphatase A family protein, translating into MRARARVAFPAFSWIAAKPSRFIAFGLGSGLIRPASGTWGTVLAWLIWLPAAHWLGDAALGLLIALALVYGCWACHRAGQELGQPDHVGMVWDEMAAFWLVLWLVPGGWLSQACAFVLFRTFDIVKPPPIRYFDARMKNGIGVMWDDLLAAGYALLVMAIAVRMGAFQ